ATTCAGTGGTAAGAAAAACATGTCTTAACAGCTACTCGCAAGGTTTTACAAAATTGCTTCGTGAGAGATTGAACTAGTTGGAAGTGGTGTGGTTGGCATCGTTGAGTCCCtgtgagagaagaagaaataaagcTCAAAGACAAATTTTTgaggaaagaaaaagaaaataatcttAAAGTCAGTTTTTAGAAACTTACTAGCCGTTTAAATGACTTGTTGTTCATGGATCTTGTTTTCTCCAATGGCTTAGCTTGATCTAGAGCCTGAGACGGAGACAAACACAAGGTTTAGCAATTACAAAGCAACATGAAGCTAAACAGCAAATTGAAACCCTTTTAAGTACTCGAAGAAAAAAGACAAGACAGAAAACGGTTACGGTGATCTACCTGAATCATAGACTCCACGCGACGCCGCATCCTGGTGTGCATAAAACCCTCTGAGCACTGTGATACGAAACCAAAGCGTTTTAACAAGCTTATAATCACACAGAGAGTGTCTATGTAGTAAAAATGAAAGCAAGATTAACCTTGACGTGGTAACTAACATAAGCATGAAAGGTTGACAAATTCCATACAGTACGATCAAGCTTTTCTCCCTCCACATGCCGAGGCATTATGACTACGAAGACATCCAATATTCAATGTTAGTAGTTTCTTTCAGTTTTGGTACACTAAGAAGTTAGAAACTGAAACAAAACTGCACACTTGTTTCACATACCAAAAGTTACAAAACCGGCATTAGCAGATAGTGTTTCTTTAGGAGCTCCTTCCAGTTCCTGGGGTGCGGTTGGAGACCAAGAGCAAGAAGGAGCACTACTAAGCGAAGCCGCACGCCTCGCCTCTACAAATTGCTATATTATCATTGGCGAGATGAACTTTTCTTTTAGTAATcacataaaaatcaaaaaccttaTGTTGCAACATTTTCAATTTGTGTTACCTTTAAGAAAGAAGTCGCAAGAATTGTGTCTACAGAATctttaaatctcataggaaaagCCACTGTGACTTTATCAGCCTGTGATGCACAGTCTACTAATCACAAGAATCTAATCTACTACAATGGTTATAATTTGAAAgtctataattatatatatacctgaGGCACGAGGAAAAATGTCTCGTTCGGTCTATGCATGATTGCTACAAGCCTATCCAGCTCAGGGGCAACCGTCCGTGAAGCTAGATGTTTCAAAATGATCTTTAACGGCGCACCCATCACCACTTCTCTAATGGAAGCTAGCTTCGTTAATAACGAGTTTCTGTACGCTGCGAAAACAGAGGAAGAAGTTAAGCAGAGAGAATCAATGAGGTTAGAGAAGAAAACAAGAGACTCGTTGAACCTTCATCTGGACGAACTTTAGAGAAGTTGAGCTTGAGGGTAAGACTAAAACCATCTCTAGGAGGGTCGAGGATCTGAAACCCCGTCCCGTAAGTGGTTTTGATAGCTTCGATAGCTCCCAATGGAAGTCCATCGAAGGACATTGCTTCAGGTGGTGGGTTTGGTAACGAAACCGATAGCAACAATATGTTTGGATTCTTAATTGTCACCTAATTAACACTTACAAAACATCAGAATGCTTAACAACATCATATGAGTCTTAGCTGTTGTTTTCAAAGACTCACCTGAACATGGTAACGAACATCATCGAATTCGATCCATTGATAATCTAGCTCCACTGCTTTATCAAGActgagaaaaaataataataatgattaaCCATTTAAGAAAGTACTAAACTTTTCTGCCATTCTACAAAACCCACAACTCCTAATCAAAAATGATTAGGAAAGTATTGAACTTTTCTACCATTCGACAAAACCCAGTTGAGTTGTTGGAGAAATGTTTCAATAGAAACAAACAATCGACCAAGAATCCAAAAAGGGTCTAActgtaaattaaataaaagtagAATGGGGAGCAGAACATTTTGTAAGATGGGGGATTGAGGATGAAATTACTGACTTCTGAGCACGCGTCAAGAGCGTCTGAAGGAGAAACCTCGAATGCGACTGCAACATCATCGATTAACTATCTCGCACTCTCCAAGAGAGTCTCTGGGTTCTCCAAGGGGATCTAATCGGCGAAGAAGAAGAGCCTCGTCGGATCGGATACAACAAcattaacaacaacaaaaaagacGACCGAGATATTCTCTGTCACAACTTGAACGTTTCTTCGTTTAACTTTTTGGAAATTACTCTCACCCCAAACGACGACGTCTCTTACTCAATCTGAATGGCTTAAATATGTAAATTGGGCTTATTATACATACATCTGTAAGGCCATACTCAGCCCAGTTAATGTTATAATTAATGCATGAGCTTCAGCTGTATTATTgcaatttgtaaatatatgcaTGGCAATGGCAAAATTAgggatttataaatatattatcgtATTTTTCTTCATTGGGTGTTATACCTGGGTGTAAggttgaaaaagaaaaaaatagtacCTGGGTGTATGTTGATTGCAAAGTGACgcatttttttaaatcaagcACGTAAATATTACCCTTAAAATGTTAATCTTTAGAATACGCTTCCAAATATAGTATTAATTGGATATAACGACAAAAATGAGCGGAGAAATGTTTTGTATTATCTGCCGTCTTcgatttaattaaataaataacttgAAAATGACCGTTAATGTTAAGATACTTtcaaaatttacaataaaaagaGGGATTTGTCTCTGTTTTGCAGGCCTTTGTTTGGAGATGTTTTCTGGTTATCAATGATAAAAATCTAACACTCAAAATATAATCAGATACTTGTGGAAACCTCCAAACCGTAAGAAAGAGGAGGCGgggactctctctcctctcttttaGAGAGAggattttctttctattttccTTGTTCTCAAATTTAATCTTTCACAAGGAGTAGAGATAAGAGAGTTTTTCAGATCGGTTTTTGCTTTCGGTGTCGCACTATCTCCATCGGTGGTCGGACGGCTCTGTCTCCAGGTAGCGGTGGCTCGTTCAGCACCAGCTTCGCCGGCTTTTGTCTCCGGGAGACGGTGGCTTCGTCAGCATCGTTCTCGCCGGCTATCCTCCAGGTGATCCCGGTTTCATCTTGATATGCGTCTCCGATCTTCCTTCGTTCACTGTCTCTCGATTCGTTTCTCTGATGTTCTTTCCCTAAttgtttttggttgttgtatctTCAAGCTTTTATGTATCTATAAAGATGTCCGATTGAGTTTGCAAGAAAGTCAGAGGGTTTCAATCGATTGTATAGGCGGTTGTTGTTACTTCTTTGTTTCGCAGATCCGCTAGTCTGTCTCCTCGGTTCGAGCTTCGTGTAAGCCGCTCTGGTTGATCGGTTTCCGTTGCTTTGATTCCACCGTCGGCGGAGCTCCGTCGCGACCTTCTCTAGCTCCGGTGGAAGCATATGGTATTTCTGACGCGTGTTCATTGATCGTTGGGCAATCGGACGCATGGTGTGCGACGTGTCTCTTCTTCCTCAACGGATTCCCCTTGTTTGGGCTTTGCCCCATAGGGTAGTTTACGTTCTACGGCCCGCGTGTTGGGCTTTATCTTCGGCCAGTTCCTTTGGCCTTTCATTTGTAAATTTGTTGGGTTGTTGCCTCTGTTGGACTTAAATCCATTTAATAAAATTccagtgaaaaaaaaatcagatactTGCATGTATAttgatattttcaaattttcaaattttcaaatgatGGAATATGGAAAAAGACAAATAACATGTGCTTGTGAATTATTTTTTCGTATTGATCAGTTCAAGTAGtcgataaaattataaatataacttttttttggtaagaatGTAAAGATATTATTACCAAACGTTTAcgattttgaaacaaattataGAGGTAACCagaaacagagaaaacaaaaataaaaatctaaacatCGACTCGAACTAGTTAACACGGAACAGACAAACACAACAACCAAAACCGCTATCCTAAATCTCCACTAAGTCCGCACAACAGCTTGCCGCAAAAAAAAATGAGCCAAGTTCAATCGAGAGTCGGGACCCCAGTAATTTTAGCCTCCCCGGTGATCTGCTCTTAAAGATAATGACTCATCCAAGAACAGCTTGCTGAGGCTTCATAGCAGTAAACCACACAAACAAACAGTATCAGCAGAGGCCTAACCTTCTGCAACAACCAAGTCCGAGCATTTATTACGTCCGAGAACGGCTTGTACACAATGCTGCTCCGAGCTAAACGGGTTGCTCCCTTCGTACCTCCCACACCGAGCCCAGCCTGCACACAATTGTCAAGCACACCACCACACAAAGCTCAAGCAAACCTATGTGATGTTGGGATGTGAGCGAAGACCGAGCGTTAGGAAGTGGCGGTCAATGACCCGAGAACCACCACACGCCCATCACCGCCGAGAACCGACGAACTGAAATTGGAGACGCTAGAACCGTTTCATTCCAAGAACGGGAATAAGAGAACAAGGCACAATACAACGGAATAGGAGCTGCGAAGAGGAGGACCGAAGGTGAGGAGGCCAATCAGAAGGCCACTCAAGCGGCATAGACGACCGCTCTTTAAACCTCTAACATGACCAACGCGATCCTGCCAGAGAGCTTAGACACCAACCCATCTGCGTGTTGAAGCTCACGAACTCGCCGCCGTGGTAGAGAAACCCACCAGCACACACCACACTAAGGAGGAGAACTCTCACGTTCGAGAAACCAACGAGAGCCACCCTCCAGAGCCTAAAGACCCCTGGCCAGGAACAGCGAACCGCCGAAGACCGGGAACACACATAGATGCGCTCCTTCTCACAGACAGAGTAAGTCGGTCGAGATCTGCTAGAGAGAAAATTGATCTCCACCAAACCCTAAAATCCAACTACAACCACCACCAAGTGGCGGACCCAGCATGCAATTTGTGTGGGGTCAGAATATAAATAACACTgtaaagtttttaagaaaaatattaaggTGTCACTGGGTTGAATCGAACCCAATATTTGTGGGTTCATAAGTGCACTTTCTTACCACTAAGCCAcagtttattaataaaaaaccaGCTcacaaactaaaatttatagCATTTATGTGGTGTCAGTTGACCCCACACTCTTTCAAGTGGGTCCGCCCCTGCCACCACCTACTTCTCGACCTTCTCGCCATAGTTCCAGAGATACCTGATGAACCACCGTAATCAAACCCCTCTGCAGCGGAGCATTTTCCGGGGTCAAACCCTAACCCAAAACTACAAACATATCGAAAGAGAGCAAGGCAGATGGAGCGGCAACAAAGTGAGAAGAGACAGCTAGATGAAGGAGCCTCTGGTCGCCGGAACGCGCCACCAGGCGCCATCCGGACTGGGGGAAATGAGCTTCAACAATGACGTCTGCAACAGATAAGGTGGAGAGAGAAGAGAGCGTCTTTACGACATTACTTGAACATGATTAAAaggtaattataaattataaatgtaacTTAAGCGAACTCCACTGAATGCTTATACGAACATAACATATTAGTATTTTTTCAGCCCTCAAGTCTTAAGCTTTTAAAATGATCATGTCAAGCTTCCTTTTTGACGACACATATTTAGttaggttatatatatatgaaggcTACATCtctatataaaataagttataaGCAATATAAAAGAAGTTAatgttcaatatatatatatataagaagttATTTATGTTGCGCTTTGAAAGGTCTAATTGAGCAAGTTTATCTTGGGAGAGAGAAAATTCCTCCGACCTCTCTCTAGAAAAGATTTTTGGAAAACGATCTCCGACCGGCGGTGTGGTTTCTTCGTACCACCGTCGGTCGGGAAAAGGTGTTTTACGGCTACGCTCAACCTTTGATTCTCGCATTCTCTCCCCGGCATGGACGGCTCCGGCGGCGTTGCATGTCCGACCCCTGCTCCGGTGTCGCATCTTTCGATTGATGGACGACCGGCTTTGACTCCGGAGACCACACCTTCTTCTTCGGTGATGGTCTGTCGGCATTTAGTTTTTCTGTTGGTGTTGGTCCTTTATTTCTGGGTTTAATCAGCCTTTGCTTGATTCCTTTAATCTATGGCTCTGGTTTTAATCGTGGATCTGGTGGCTTGGAGGCTGTGGATGAGATCTCGAACAGATCGATGATGATCTCCGCTTAAGGATTCCAAGCACTGAAGGGTTGTGATGCAGTTTCTAGTTTCCGGTGTGTTTTCCGGCGCCGTTTAGTTTCTTCGGTGTGCTCTCTAGGAGTGAGGAAGGTGGAACGCATGGGTGACGCGTGTACCTCGTTTGGTTGAAAGCTAACCACGTGTCATATTCTTGATAAAAATCTCGATATGTTTGTCCAGTGTTGATgtttgattagggtttagtgttattggGCTTCGAAGGCCAACTGTTATCTCTTTTACTGTGTCGTATAGTTTAAGCTTTGTATCTGTTGTATGTTTTTTGAATGAGCCTTTGTTCTGTGTGGGCTTTGGccttttaataaaataagatggcaaaaaaaaaaaggtctaaTTGAGCTTGATCGTGGCCAAACGGATATGTGAGTATAAAAAAGCCTTACACGCAAAAACACAACACGtctatacacacacacatacatacGGGCCTACTAACAGGGCCGGCTCTTACCCATGGCAACATGGACATTCGCTGTGGGTCTATGGgtccaaatattttttgtgttgttttaaaggTCTATTTCAATCTGTTAAATTATCAAAAAGATTCGTAATTAAGTaaacctaatttttttattacaagacaAAACAATAAGAAATCTGTACATTCACTATTAGTTTTgggatatttttttctatttgtttcagGTAATGTTTTGA
The nucleotide sequence above comes from Brassica napus cultivar Da-Ae chromosome A9, Da-Ae, whole genome shotgun sequence. Encoded proteins:
- the LOC106349194 gene encoding actin-related protein 2/3 complex subunit 2A; translated protein: MMLQSHSRFLLQTLLTRAQNLDKAVELDYQWIEFDDVRYHVQVTIKNPNILLLSVSLPNPPPEAMSFDGLPLGAIEAIKTTYGTGFQILDPPRDGFSLTLKLNFSKVRPDEAYRNSLLTKLASIREVVMGAPLKIILKHLASRTVAPELDRLVAIMHRPNETFFLVPQADKVTVAFPMRFKDSVDTILATSFLKQFVEARRAASLSSAPSCSWSPTAPQELEGAPKETLSANAGFVTFVIMPRHVEGEKLDRTVWNLSTFHAYVSYHVKCSEGFMHTRMRRRVESMIQALDQAKPLEKTRSMNNKSFKRLGLNDANHTTSN